From one Lolium rigidum isolate FL_2022 chromosome 4, APGP_CSIRO_Lrig_0.1, whole genome shotgun sequence genomic stretch:
- the LOC124706997 gene encoding uncharacterized protein LOC124706997 — translation MREIAIVDSGHNTIFLRFFGESAYLLGDQLLSAEQNNAVVVASNMEVVHQSKSLDNTSATTVTFEPCAKCSQFNILEGVRQYVRVETSIREHVKKLVLYRRDIYEGQIDLTEEPPSKTSKLNNGGSNRSSVKDLFGYMTQGVKRSTMMDELD, via the exons ATGAGGGAGATCGCTATAGTTGATAGCGGACACAACACAATCTTCCTGCGTTTTTTTGGTGAGTCTGCTTATCTACTCGGCGATCAACTGTTATCTGCAGAACAGAACAATGCAGTTGTTGTGGCCTCCAACATGGAGGTTGTTCATCAATCAA AGTCTCTTGATAACACCAGTGCCACCACTGTCACATTTGAGCCATGCGCAAAATGCTCTCAGTTTAATATTCTCGAAG GTGTTAGGCAATACGTCCGTGTTGAGACATCAATCCGGGAGCACGTGAAAAAATTGGTCTTATACAGAAGGGACATATATGAGGGTCAGATCGATCTCACTGAAGAACCTCCATCCAAGACATCAAAGCTTAATAATGGTGGATCTAATCGTTCCTCTGTGAAGGATCTATTTGGTTACATGACCCAGGGCGTAAAGAGATCGACTATGATGGATGAGCTAGATTAG